From Callospermophilus lateralis isolate mCalLat2 chromosome 5, mCalLat2.hap1, whole genome shotgun sequence, a single genomic window includes:
- the LOC143398900 gene encoding olfactory receptor 6F1-like, with protein MVAGNEMEGRGSLLLGFRGPQALQLSLFLLFLVMYILTVGGNVAILLLVSTSHQLHSPMYFFLSNLSFLEVWYTTAAVPKAILLGRRQSISFISCLLQMYLVFSLGCTEYFLLAAMAYDRYLAICYPLHYGAIMSCLLSVQLALGSWVCGFLSIAVPTALISRLSFCGPRAIKNFFCDIVSWIAVACTSTQAVELVAFVIAAVVILSSCLITLVSYIYIIRTILSIPSASGRSKAFSTCSSHLTVVLIWYGSTIFLHVCTSIKDALDLTKAVHVLNTVVTPVLNPFIYTLRNQEVRETLQKKWKRK; from the coding sequence ATGGTTGCTGGCAATGAGATGGAGGGCAGGGGCTCTCTGCTGCTGGGCTTCCGGGGGCCCCAAGCCCTGCAGCTCTCGCTCTTCCTGCTGTTCCTGGTGATGTACATCCTCACAGTGGGCGGCAATGTGGCCATCTTGCTGCTAGTGAGCACCTCCCACCAGCTGCActcccccatgtacttcttcctgagCAACCTGTCCTTCCTGGAGGTCTGGTACACCACGGCCGCAGTGCCCAAAGCCATCCTGCTGGGGAGGAGGCAGAGCATCTCCTTCATCAGCTGCCTCCTGCAGATGTACCTGGTCTTCTCGCTTGGCTGCACGGAGTACTTCCTCCTGGCCGCCATGGCCTACGACCGCTACCTCGCCATCTGCTACCCCCTGCACTACGGGGCCATCATGAGCTGCCTGCTTTCTGTGCAACTGGCCCTGGGCTCCTGGGTCTGTGGCTTCCTGTCCATTGCAGTGCCCACAGCCCTCATCAGCCGCCTGTCCTTCTGCGGCCCCCGAGCCATCAAAAACTTCTTCTGTGACATCGTGTCCTGGATCGCCGTGGCCTGCACCAGCACGCAGGCGGTGGAGCTGGTGGCCTTTGTGATTGCTGCCGTGGTCATTCTGAGCTCCTGCCTCATCACCCTGGTCTCCTACATCTACATCATCCGCACCATCCTCAGCATCCCCTCGGCCAGTGGCCGCAGCAAGGCCTTCTCCACCTGCTCCTCCCACCTCACCGTGGTGCTCATCTGGTACGGCTCCACCATCTTCCTCCACGTGTGCACCTCCATCAAGGACGCCTTGGACCTGACCAAAGCTGTGCATGTCCTCAACACCGTGGTGACCCCGGTTCTCAACCCCTTCATCTATACCCTCCGCAACCAGGAGGTCAGGGAGACTCTGCAGAAGAAGTGGAAGAGAAAATAG